The genomic stretch CAGGACGAGCCGGCGCTCGTCCCAGAGGCGCAGGACGACGTAGGTGAGCGTGACCTCCTCGATCCTGCCCCATTCGTCCTCGACCACGACCACGTCGTCGAGGCGCAGCGCGTCGCTGAAGGCCAGTTGGAGCCCGGCGAGCATGTTGCCGAGGGTGGGCTGGGCGGCGATGCCGACGATGGCGCCGGCGATGCCGGCCGAGGCGAGCAGCCCGGCTCCGAGGGCCCGCACCTGCGGGAAGGAGAAGAGCATCGCGCCGATGGCGACCACGATGATGATCGCGCCGGCGACCCGGCGGACCAGCGCGATCTGGGTCATGATCCGCCGCGCCCGGCGGTTGCGCTCGCCCTCGACGTGGACGAGCCGGTCGAGGACGACGTCCGTCAGCGCGTACGTGGCCTGCACGATCAGCCAGGTGACCGCCGCGATCGTGACGAGGCCGAGCACCCGCTCGACCGTGCCGGCGAGACCCCGCTCGGACGGCGAGTCGCCGAACATGCCGGGCCCGAACACCACGTTGAACGCCAGGACGGCGGCCACCGTGAACGCGGGCCAGGTGCAGTGCTCCACCAGATGCCGGGCGAGCGCGAACTTGCGTCCGATCCTGTTCAGCATCCGGCGGACCAACTCGACCAGGATGATCGCCCCGATCACCGAGATTACGAGAATCGGCCAGTCCGACGGAGACTGCACGCTAATGCCCCCTTTGTCTAGAACGTCTCGTCAAAGGTCACATTGCCCTCAACCGCCACTTGGTAAGCGGAGACACGCCGTTCGAAGAAGTTCGCCAGCTCCTGGACGTCCTGCAGCTCCATGAACGCGAAGGGGTTGGCCGAGCCGTAGCGGCGGGGCAGGCCCAGCCTGGCGAGGCGCTGGTCGGCGACGTACTCGAGGTACTGGCGCATCTGGTCCACGCTCATGCCGGGCATACCGGCTCCGCACAGGTCCGCGGCGAAGGCCAGCTCGGCGGCCACGGCCTCCTCCAGCATGGCGGTGACCTGCTTGCCCAGCTCGTCGTCGAACAACGACGGCTCCTCGGCCCGGACCGTGTCCACCACGCTGAAGGCGAACTCCATGTGCATGGACTCGTCCCTGAACACCCAGTTCGTGCCGGTGGCCAGGCCGCCGAGGAGGCCTCGGGAGCGGAACCAGTACACGTAGGCGAAGGCGCCGTAGAAGAACAGGCCCTCGATGCAGGCGGCGAAGCAGATGAGGTTGAGGAGGAACTGGCGGCGCTCGGCAGCGGTTTCCAGGCGGTCCAGGCCGTTGATCGAGTCGATCCACTTGAAGCAGAATTCCGCCTTGTCGCGGATCGAGGGGATGTGCTCGATGGCGGCGAACGCCTTCACCCGCTCGTCGAGGTCGGGGAGGTAGGTGTCGAGCAGCGTCAGGTAGAACTGCACGTGCACGGCTTCCTCGAACAGCTGCCTGCTGAGGTAGAGGCGGGCCTCCGGAGCGTTGACGTGCTG from Nonomuraea polychroma encodes the following:
- a CDS encoding ribonucleotide-diphosphate reductase subunit beta, whose amino-acid sequence is MFEEKALLLDPGMDLTLRPMRYPDFYERYRAAIRNTWTVEEVDLHTDIADLAKMTPQERHLINRLVAFFATGDSIVANNLVLNLYQHVNAPEARLYLSRQLFEEAVHVQFYLTLLDTYLPDLDERVKAFAAIEHIPSIRDKAEFCFKWIDSINGLDRLETAAERRQFLLNLICFAACIEGLFFYGAFAYVYWFRSRGLLGGLATGTNWVFRDESMHMEFAFSVVDTVRAEEPSLFDDELGKQVTAMLEEAVAAELAFAADLCGAGMPGMSVDQMRQYLEYVADQRLARLGLPRRYGSANPFAFMELQDVQELANFFERRVSAYQVAVEGNVTFDETF
- a CDS encoding mechanosensitive ion channel family protein, which translates into the protein MQSPSDWPILVISVIGAIILVELVRRMLNRIGRKFALARHLVEHCTWPAFTVAAVLAFNVVFGPGMFGDSPSERGLAGTVERVLGLVTIAAVTWLIVQATYALTDVVLDRLVHVEGERNRRARRIMTQIALVRRVAGAIIIVVAIGAMLFSFPQVRALGAGLLASAGIAGAIVGIAAQPTLGNMLAGLQLAFSDALRLDDVVVVEDEWGRIEEVTLTYVVLRLWDERRLVLPVSYFTQTPFENWTRHGSRVLAVVFLRVDWSVPVKQLRQALYEFLQGNPLWDQKDWTLQVTDVLPNGLVELRALMSAADSPSSWDLKCDVREFLVDYVRDNYPESLPRFRVETPETRVGLAWEHTENK